The following coding sequences are from one Spea bombifrons isolate aSpeBom1 chromosome 13, aSpeBom1.2.pri, whole genome shotgun sequence window:
- the FAM83C gene encoding protein FAM83C, with protein MQNPEARRGLRTTGQLRSRVEELKSPWRQSSPFVLNYNESARLATDALLEHGEQGYLQVLSEEKELPFLSSLDIDFICRSANVNGASDDSVLDGDGTNTSFSDNCPSELTSGTYFPVMSDVDAPALELGWPELPLATRTKGTEVQVIFQRHRSNVIKDLIRSLINKAKTVIAVVMDLFTDVEILCDLIEAATKRRVPVYLLLDEINIIYFIEMYEKLGFNKIHVSNMKIRTMTGDTYCTKSGKKFSGQLLEKFIIIDCEHVIAGAYSFSWLSSHVHSNMVTYFKGNIVEVFDREFRCLYADSLEADYFTCIENENPKAAGNRILRNRWAVKKSPPIPKRGPEISVESNSNSGSQSSVKTPPFSNNQAVTIIYDDKTHGNNYGRKFSEQQDVDILNEARRQSDPNTERNNLLAMQKLLLSKSTPILNDKSLTTTSSPLTPKFGALQKKPLQAENKTSPKMKSDLALNKICESQHKKSDPANAKNKEDPMKNKRMTLGHSKLDLITKYKPEKIYSRFDLVRK; from the exons ATGCAAAATCCAGAGGCCAGGAGAGGATTAAGAACAACCGGCCAACTTAGGAGCAGAGTAGAAGAacttaaaagcccctggagacAAAGTTCACCGTTTGTCCTAAATTATAACGAATCCGCTCGCCTTGCCACCGATGCCCTGCTGGAACATGGAGAACAGGGGTACCTCCAGGTGCTGAGTGAGGAGAAGGAGCTCCCTTTCCTATCCAGCTTGgacattgattttatttgcagaaGTGCAAATGTTAATGGAGCGTCTGATGACTCCGTCTTGGATGGCGATGGAACCAACACCTCCTTTAGTGACAATTGTCCTTCTGAGCTAACATCTGGAACTTActttcctgtgatgtcagatGTTGATGCCCCAGCACTTGAGCTGGGGTGGCCCGAGCTGCCGCTGGCCACTAGAACCAAAGGCACAGAGGTGCAAGTTATTTTCCAAAGGCATAGATCCAACGTTATCAAAGATTTGATACGGTCGCTGATAAATAAAGCAAAGACG GTTATTGCAGTGGTGATGGATTTGTTCACAGATGTGGAGATTTTATGCGATCTTATCGAAGCAGCCACCAAAAGACGAGTCCCAGTTTACCTTTTACTCGATGAAATAAACATTATctattttatagaaatgtatgAAAAGTTGGGCTTCAACAAAATTCACGTTTCG AACATGAAAATCCGTACGATGACTGGCGATACTTACTGCACTAAATCGGGAAAGAAATTCTCTGGCCAGCTTCTGGAGAAGTTTATTATCATTGATTGTGAACATGTTATTGCCGGGGCATACAG TTTCAGCTGGCTTTCAAGCCACGTCCACAGCAACATGGTGACCTACTTCAAAGGAAATATAGTTGAAGTCTTCGACAGAGAATTCCGATGTTTATACGCAGATTCCCTGGAAGCCGATTACTTTACCTGCATAGAGAATGAAAACCCCAAGGCAGCTGGAAATAGAATCTTACGGAACCGGTGGGCTGTCAAGAAATCTCCCCCAATACCTAAACGAGGTCCTGAGATCTCCGTTGAATCGAATTCTAATTCTGGCAGTCAGTCGAGTGTAAAGACTCCACCTTTCTCTAACAACCAAGCAGTAACCATCATCTACGACGATAAAACGCATGGAAATAATTATGGCCGAAAATTTAGTGAACAGCAAGATGTGGATATTTTGAACGAAGCGCGTCGCCAGTCAGATCCGAACACTGAGAGGAATAACCTACTGGCAATGCAGAAATTACTCTTATCAAAGTCAACTCCAATCCTTAACGACAAAAGCCTCACAACGACATCTTCTCCACTGACTCCCAAGTTTGGGGCTCTACAGAAAAAACCTCTGCAGGCGGAAAATAAAACCTCACCGAAAATGAAAAGTGACTTAGCGCTAAATAAAATCTGCGAATCCCAACATAAAAAAAGCGACCCAGCCAATGCTAAAAACAAGGAGGATCCCATGAAGAACAAACGAATGACTCTAGGACACAGCAAGCTAGACCTCATTACAAAGTACAAACCAGAAAAAATTTATAGCAGATTTGATTTAGTACGTAAATAA